A DNA window from uncultured Methanoregula sp. contains the following coding sequences:
- a CDS encoding PAS domain S-box protein, with amino-acid sequence MDLTIIQSSVTLFQILCVIIVFASVFMRSRFFREVFEQRPKLTTQVLLMVFFGILSIFGTLSGLSIYGAVVNIRDLGPMAAGLLCGPYIGLGAGIIGGLFRFFQGGPYMWTGLSAPILSGLLGGIMYLANRRRFVSTWVAVVLIGLSETFISCYTLILVTKPSEFFTVVTMVAAPMVIFNIIGMFIFATVVHRIFDEMQAQKERQQLELEAGTRKNLTTIINTIAYPVYVLDRGHHFTLVNDSFCRFIERTRQEILGKTLGDFIKKEDSAVHYQMTEDVFQTRRAREEEITITRPNGQGCTIIATSTHYSDSPGQEFIVGVIQDITERRKMQVALAENEAWYRILFEHTGAATIIINKDGIIDQANTEFAELSGYSREEIEGTMKWIQIADPVDYEIVRKYHHERRQNSSSSAPTNYTVRILDRSGNKKTLQAVVATIPGTEKSIASYVDITEQKRTEEALAQANKKLNLLSSVTRHDIINQILVLKGFLTLLSVRTDRPELREYVNKSIRAGENIERQIIFTRDYQDMGVQSPVWQNVKRCIINAKGALVSGTISIKIDGPDVEVFADPLFEKVFYNLIDNSLKYGGEKLRTIRIGFRETDSGLVITYEDDGNGISEEDKVHLFERGFGKHTGLGLFLSREILSITEIAITGDGVPGGGARFEISVPAGAYRILEQHESHPSFLR; translated from the coding sequence ATGGATCTGACAATAATCCAGAGTTCTGTCACTCTTTTCCAGATCCTCTGTGTGATTATTGTCTTCGCTTCTGTTTTTATGCGGAGCCGGTTTTTCCGGGAGGTCTTCGAGCAGCGGCCGAAACTGACCACCCAGGTTCTCCTGATGGTTTTTTTCGGGATTCTGTCCATCTTCGGGACATTGAGCGGGCTCTCAATCTACGGCGCCGTTGTCAACATCCGGGATCTCGGCCCCATGGCTGCCGGCCTCCTCTGCGGCCCCTATATCGGTCTCGGGGCGGGGATCATCGGCGGATTGTTCCGGTTCTTCCAGGGCGGACCTTACATGTGGACCGGTTTGTCCGCCCCCATTCTCTCCGGACTCTTGGGCGGGATAATGTACCTGGCAAACCGGCGCAGGTTCGTTTCCACCTGGGTTGCCGTGGTTCTGATCGGGCTTTCTGAAACATTCATATCCTGTTACACGCTGATCCTGGTAACCAAACCCTCGGAATTTTTCACTGTTGTCACGATGGTTGCAGCCCCGATGGTTATCTTCAACATAATCGGCATGTTCATCTTTGCAACCGTGGTCCACCGCATCTTTGACGAGATGCAGGCTCAAAAGGAGAGGCAGCAGCTCGAACTGGAGGCCGGAACAAGAAAGAACCTCACAACCATCATCAACACCATCGCATATCCTGTGTACGTCCTGGACCGGGGGCATCATTTTACCCTGGTCAATGACAGCTTCTGCCGGTTTATTGAGAGGACAAGGCAGGAGATCCTGGGAAAAACACTGGGGGATTTCATCAAAAAAGAGGATTCCGCAGTACATTACCAGATGACTGAAGATGTATTCCAGACCCGCAGGGCCCGGGAAGAGGAGATCACGATCACCCGGCCGAACGGCCAGGGTTGCACCATCATTGCCACATCCACCCATTATTCGGATTCCCCGGGCCAGGAGTTCATTGTTGGTGTTATCCAGGATATCACGGAACGCCGGAAGATGCAGGTTGCCCTTGCAGAGAACGAGGCCTGGTACCGCATCCTTTTCGAGCATACCGGTGCCGCAACCATCATCATCAACAAGGATGGCATCATCGACCAGGCCAACACCGAGTTTGCCGAACTCTCCGGATACTCCCGTGAAGAGATCGAAGGAACAATGAAATGGATACAGATTGCGGATCCCGTGGATTATGAGATAGTCAGAAAATACCATCACGAGAGAAGACAGAACAGTTCCTCCTCGGCTCCAACAAACTACACGGTCCGGATCCTCGACCGCAGCGGGAATAAAAAAACCCTCCAGGCCGTGGTTGCAACGATCCCGGGAACAGAAAAATCGATTGCATCGTACGTTGACATCACGGAACAGAAGAGAACCGAGGAGGCCCTGGCCCAGGCCAATAAAAAACTCAATCTCCTCTCGTCTGTCACCCGGCACGATATCATCAACCAGATCCTGGTACTCAAGGGGTTCTTAACCCTCCTTTCCGTCAGGACCGACAGACCCGAACTCCGGGAATATGTGAATAAAAGCATCCGGGCGGGCGAGAATATCGAGCGGCAGATCATCTTCACCAGGGATTACCAGGACATGGGGGTGCAATCGCCGGTATGGCAGAATGTTAAGAGATGCATCATCAATGCCAAGGGAGCTCTCGTTTCCGGCACCATCAGCATCAAAATAGACGGACCGGATGTCGAGGTGTTTGCCGATCCCCTCTTTGAAAAAGTATTCTATAATCTCATCGACAATTCCCTGAAATACGGAGGCGAGAAACTGCGCACCATCCGTATCGGTTTCCGTGAGACAGACTCCGGCCTGGTCATCACGTACGAGGATGACGGGAACGGGATCTCAGAAGAGGATAAGGTTCATCTCTTCGAACGCGGCTTTGGAAAACACACGGGCCTCGGCCTCTTCCTCTCCCGGGAGATCCTCTCGATCACCGAAATTGCCATCACGGGCGACGGGGTGCCGGGCGGGGGGGCCCGGTTTGAGATCTCGGTTCCGGCCGGAGCATACCGCATCCTGGAACAGCACGAGTCCCATCCATCCTTCCTGCGATGA
- a CDS encoding DUF2290 domain-containing protein, with product MNLSETYQSLKTTLFDWPSTFINRRDKKDEDSHNISWNKYTRRERIIDIRRSDLIEIVKSGQYSFQIIEDGSVFQLYYQFNDYNQALCSANLAYYNTGGVTYDTFQEMQFSDLYNGDDKSSSSDNKIDYKEDLFEDPLIAWIRIDYSPHDYCRPLHHSCHMHFSLFPNSRISLNAVPTPRQFIEFILAINYPDLYLVKRLDQKYEPNDPTRIADLNIPSFPRIDSSVYSVLPHISIPNH from the coding sequence GTGAATCTAAGTGAAACCTACCAATCCCTCAAAACGACATTATTCGATTGGCCGAGTACTTTTATCAACCGTAGGGACAAAAAGGATGAAGATTCACACAATATATCTTGGAATAAATATACTCGAAGAGAACGAATTATTGATATTCGGCGCTCTGATCTTATCGAAATCGTGAAATCAGGTCAATATTCCTTTCAAATAATTGAAGATGGCTCAGTTTTTCAATTATATTACCAGTTCAATGATTACAATCAAGCTTTGTGTTCTGCGAATTTAGCATATTACAACACAGGTGGTGTTACATACGATACATTTCAGGAGATGCAATTTTCCGATCTATATAATGGGGATGATAAATCCTCTTCATCGGATAACAAGATTGACTATAAAGAAGATCTTTTTGAGGATCCCCTCATAGCTTGGATTCGTATAGACTATTCACCACACGACTACTGTCGTCCACTTCATCATTCATGCCATATGCATTTTAGTTTATTCCCGAATTCTAGAATATCCCTGAATGCAGTCCCTACTCCAAGACAATTTATTGAATTCATTCTGGCTATAAATTATCCCGATCTTTATTTAGTCAAACGACTTGATCAAAAATATGAACCGAATGATCCTACTAGAATTGCAGATCTAAACATTCCCTCATTTCCGAGAATCGATAGTAGTGTGTATAGTGTTTTGCCACATATCAGCATCCCAAATCATTAA
- a CDS encoding bacteriohemerythrin, whose translation MPIMEWTEELSVNVKEIDEQHKKLIALINKLHDAMKAGQGKEALEGTLQELASYTVYHFQTEEKYMQKFNYPRLPSHKAEHAAFVKKVVDFQKDFAENRLGLTLDLMNFLRDWVNHHIRETDKQYTATFRAGGLA comes from the coding sequence ATGCCAATCATGGAATGGACTGAAGAGCTGAGTGTCAATGTTAAGGAGATTGACGAACAACACAAGAAACTGATTGCACTCATCAACAAACTGCACGACGCCATGAAGGCCGGCCAGGGAAAAGAGGCCCTGGAAGGAACGCTCCAGGAGCTCGCGTCGTATACGGTATACCATTTCCAGACCGAAGAGAAATACATGCAGAAGTTCAACTACCCGCGCCTTCCCTCTCACAAAGCCGAGCATGCCGCGTTTGTGAAAAAGGTTGTGGATTTCCAGAAGGATTTTGCTGAAAACCGGCTCGGTCTTACGCTCGATCTCATGAACTTCCTCCGCGACTGGGTCAACCACCACATCCGGGAGACCGACAAACAGTACACCGCCACGTTCAGGGCGGGCGGCCTTGCCTAG
- a CDS encoding PocR ligand-binding domain-containing protein: MKFAELVDLAELTELCESFTAATGAATALLELDGTVLIATGWQDICTRFHRVNPDSAARCRESDTDLAGRLKKGEPYNLYQCKNGLVDVAVPILAGGNHVANFFAGQFFLSPPDREFFIHQADQFGFDQDAYLEALGRVPVYDEKHVRNLLGFFSRLARIFAEMGMARIQLEETNRQLTVKHAELEEEIARREHADEALRRSESRFLGIAGTIPGVVYQFYAKPDGQRGFSYVSERSLEILGIPNDPGPFMERMIDRVHPGDRQRFFDSIDAAVQAVSRWEFEGRIIRPDGNVMYFRGISDPVREKEELVFSGMLLDITKRKLAETALQDSEEQLRTIIEEAPFSIQVMNTEGRIILINRAFEKLWGLTLEDLRDYRILSDEQLVRHGIMPIIERGFAGEVVEIPATHYDSMQTSGKGNRPWVRSRIYPTRDTKGAIRNIILIHEDITSQVEAVEALRESESRHRRIVETANEGIWSMDARHVTTFVNQKMADMLGYPVEEIVGRAISDFIFSEDLPHNTRQMELRHQGHSSVYEGRIHTGDGGIRWMKVSATAIFDDAGKFAGSFAMLFDITDRKLAEEALLRKNEELAAATEEMTAIDEELRQNYEELKRIQDALGLARRKLNLLNQVTFEELQSGIFSLSAYLELSGTRGSEEKKAGYISKQKAILKDMTKNLSFARNYQGLGMVPPKWQNVNQVFLFAISHMDTLCLVRDVELGSLEIYADPLLERVFGVLVENVLKWGSGATTIRLHYREEKGRLLLTFEDNGQGIPDGRKECIFERESRQDGGLGLYLVREILSITRITIRETGEPGAGARFEISVPEGEYRF, encoded by the coding sequence ATGAAATTCGCTGAGCTGGTGGATCTTGCCGAACTTACTGAGCTCTGCGAGAGTTTCACTGCGGCAACCGGTGCAGCAACTGCCCTCCTGGAACTGGATGGTACGGTTCTCATAGCAACCGGCTGGCAGGATATCTGCACCCGGTTCCACCGGGTAAATCCTGACAGTGCTGCCCGATGCAGGGAGAGTGACACCGATCTTGCCGGCCGTTTGAAAAAAGGCGAACCATACAATCTCTACCAGTGCAAAAACGGGCTTGTCGACGTGGCAGTCCCGATCCTGGCCGGAGGAAATCATGTTGCCAACTTTTTTGCCGGCCAGTTCTTTCTTTCCCCGCCGGACCGGGAGTTCTTCATCCACCAGGCAGACCAGTTCGGGTTCGACCAGGATGCCTATCTCGAAGCTCTCGGGCGGGTTCCCGTGTATGATGAAAAGCATGTCAGGAATCTTCTCGGGTTCTTCTCCCGACTGGCCCGCATCTTTGCCGAGATGGGGATGGCCCGGATCCAGCTTGAGGAGACCAACCGGCAGCTCACCGTCAAACATGCGGAACTCGAAGAAGAGATAGCAAGACGGGAACACGCTGACGAGGCGCTCCGCAGGAGTGAATCCCGGTTCCTCGGCATAGCCGGTACGATCCCCGGGGTCGTGTACCAGTTCTATGCAAAGCCCGACGGGCAGAGGGGTTTCTCGTATGTGAGCGAACGTTCGCTTGAGATCCTTGGCATCCCGAATGACCCGGGTCCTTTCATGGAACGGATGATCGATCGCGTCCATCCCGGAGACAGGCAGCGGTTCTTCGATTCAATAGATGCCGCAGTCCAGGCGGTTTCCCGCTGGGAATTCGAGGGCCGGATCATCCGGCCGGACGGGAACGTCATGTACTTCAGAGGCATCTCGGATCCGGTCAGGGAGAAGGAGGAGCTCGTCTTTTCCGGCATGCTCCTCGATATCACGAAACGCAAACTTGCAGAGACGGCCCTGCAGGACAGCGAGGAGCAGCTCAGGACGATCATCGAAGAAGCACCCTTCAGTATCCAGGTCATGAATACCGAAGGCAGGATCATTCTCATCAACAGGGCGTTTGAGAAACTCTGGGGCCTCACCCTGGAAGACCTGCGCGATTACCGGATTCTTTCCGATGAGCAACTCGTCCGGCACGGGATAATGCCCATCATAGAGAGAGGATTTGCGGGAGAGGTCGTGGAGATACCTGCCACCCATTATGACAGTATGCAAACATCCGGCAAAGGCAACCGGCCATGGGTCCGGAGCCGCATCTACCCGACCAGGGATACGAAAGGAGCTATCCGCAACATCATCCTGATACACGAGGATATCACCAGCCAGGTGGAAGCTGTCGAAGCACTCAGGGAGAGCGAGAGCCGGCACCGCCGCATTGTCGAGACCGCGAACGAGGGGATCTGGTCCATGGACGCCCGCCATGTCACAACCTTCGTCAACCAGAAGATGGCGGACATGCTGGGGTACCCGGTTGAGGAGATTGTCGGCAGGGCGATTTCGGATTTCATCTTTTCTGAAGACCTGCCCCATAATACCCGGCAGATGGAGCTCCGGCACCAGGGACACAGCAGCGTGTACGAGGGCAGGATCCATACGGGTGATGGCGGCATCCGGTGGATGAAGGTTTCCGCAACCGCGATATTTGACGATGCAGGAAAATTCGCGGGCTCGTTTGCCATGCTCTTCGACATCACCGACCGCAAACTTGCCGAAGAAGCCCTGTTGCGCAAGAACGAGGAACTGGCAGCTGCAACCGAGGAGATGACCGCGATTGACGAGGAACTCCGGCAGAATTACGAGGAACTCAAAAGGATACAGGATGCTCTCGGGCTTGCCCGCAGGAAACTCAATCTCCTCAACCAGGTCACGTTCGAGGAACTGCAGAGCGGGATCTTCTCTCTGTCTGCATATCTGGAACTGTCCGGGACAAGGGGTTCTGAGGAGAAGAAGGCCGGCTATATCTCAAAGCAGAAGGCCATCCTCAAGGACATGACAAAAAACCTGTCCTTTGCCAGGAATTACCAGGGACTGGGCATGGTTCCCCCGAAGTGGCAGAATGTCAACCAGGTATTCCTCTTCGCCATCTCGCACATGGATACGCTTTGCCTTGTGCGGGATGTCGAACTGGGCAGCCTGGAGATCTATGCCGATCCGCTGCTCGAACGGGTTTTCGGAGTTCTGGTGGAGAACGTCCTGAAATGGGGCAGCGGGGCAACTACCATCCGGCTGCACTACAGGGAAGAGAAGGGCCGGCTGCTCCTGACATTCGAGGATAACGGGCAGGGAATTCCAGACGGGAGAAAAGAGTGTATCTTTGAACGGGAATCCCGCCAGGACGGCGGTCTCGGGCTGTATCTTGTCCGGGAGATCCTCTCCATCACCCGCATCACGATCCGGGAGACCGGAGAACCGGGGGCCGGTGCACGGTTCGAGATCTCGGTGCCGGAAGGGGAATATCGTTTTTAG
- a CDS encoding MFS transporter: MACRVLTEALDEAPFTLKHAHIWFLSSMGIFLDGFDLFVMSIALPLIIVQFSASPLAQGAVGAASIVGAIFGALIGGRLCDRFGRKKIFLADLFIFILFAILSACAWNLESLILFRFLLGVGIGADYPICASYVSEFMPKRIRGRMLIAAFSFQAVGIFAAAAVGLLVLALHPNESAWRWMLIAGAVPAIVILVLRRTVPESPRWHIQRREWKLAMGVVRYLIPDFKLKEKVEPPVEKPEPEVLEKKPAWHARMADYAELFSGQNLRKTLLITIPWFLMDFAFYGVGIFTPILIASMLGTHAVGMNFIAQDFYSSELTVLLDIFLVLGFILNILFIERMGRIRLQLMGFVGMAAGMFILAASQSGSTTIIALAFVGFGLFNLLQNWGPNATTFLLPAELFPTRLRATAHGFASAVAKVGAACGIIFVPLMQASMGVRDTVTIMGIICIIACVVTWLTRVDMTGRSLEDLEDVA; the protein is encoded by the coding sequence ATGGCATGCAGGGTTCTCACTGAGGCACTGGATGAGGCACCGTTCACGCTGAAGCATGCCCATATCTGGTTTCTCTCGTCCATGGGGATCTTCCTCGATGGCTTCGATCTCTTCGTGATGTCCATTGCCCTCCCGCTCATCATCGTGCAGTTCTCCGCATCCCCCCTTGCCCAGGGAGCAGTCGGTGCTGCATCCATTGTCGGCGCAATCTTCGGGGCGCTCATCGGCGGCAGGCTCTGCGACCGGTTCGGGAGAAAGAAGATCTTTCTTGCGGATCTCTTCATCTTCATTCTCTTTGCAATCCTGTCGGCCTGCGCCTGGAACCTTGAGTCCCTCATCCTCTTCCGCTTCCTCCTGGGAGTGGGAATCGGCGCAGACTACCCGATCTGTGCATCCTATGTCTCGGAGTTCATGCCCAAACGGATCCGGGGCCGGATGCTGATCGCTGCATTCAGTTTCCAGGCTGTGGGCATCTTTGCCGCTGCCGCGGTGGGCCTCCTCGTTCTCGCCCTTCACCCGAATGAATCAGCATGGCGGTGGATGCTCATTGCCGGGGCAGTTCCTGCAATCGTGATCCTCGTGCTGCGGCGGACCGTACCCGAGAGTCCCCGGTGGCATATCCAGCGGAGGGAGTGGAAGCTCGCCATGGGAGTTGTCCGTTACCTGATACCGGATTTCAAACTTAAGGAAAAAGTCGAGCCCCCGGTGGAAAAACCGGAGCCCGAAGTTTTGGAAAAGAAGCCGGCATGGCATGCCCGCATGGCCGATTATGCCGAACTCTTCTCCGGGCAGAACCTAAGAAAGACCCTGCTCATCACCATCCCGTGGTTTCTGATGGATTTTGCCTTTTACGGCGTGGGAATCTTCACACCCATTCTCATCGCATCCATGCTTGGCACCCATGCGGTCGGCATGAATTTCATTGCCCAGGATTTCTATTCCTCGGAGTTAACCGTTCTTCTGGATATTTTCCTTGTTCTCGGGTTCATCCTCAATATCCTTTTTATTGAGAGGATGGGCCGGATCCGGCTCCAGCTGATGGGATTTGTCGGCATGGCTGCGGGCATGTTCATCCTCGCTGCGTCCCAGTCCGGTTCCACGACCATCATTGCTCTCGCATTTGTCGGATTCGGGCTCTTCAACCTCCTCCAGAACTGGGGCCCGAATGCCACGACATTCCTCCTCCCGGCCGAACTCTTTCCCACCCGGCTCCGGGCAACCGCCCATGGCTTTGCATCGGCTGTTGCCAAGGTTGGTGCAGCCTGCGGGATCATCTTTGTCCCGCTGATGCAGGCCTCGATGGGCGTACGGGACACGGTCACCATCATGGGCATCATCTGTATCATTGCCTGTGTTGTAACCTGGCTGACCCGGGTGGATATGACCGGCCGCTCCCTTGAGGATCTTGAAGACGTGGCCTGA
- a CDS encoding histidine kinase N-terminal 7TM domain-containing protein — translation MSFPSSPAIILLVIAGTISAVLAYAGWRNRAIPISRPFTLLMAAETVWIFGYLLELTSSSLQAVLLINDIEYPALQTVPVAWLFIVLCYTGREQYLTRRTVPLFFIVPAIVWILVLTNPLHHLYYTGFSPLVIDGSTIWVYEHGPLFWIHIGYCYLLALVSLVLVAGRLVAATALYRRQTLLLFCAACIPAFCNMAYVFQLAPFPEYDLTPFAFLATGIIIAVGLLRYQLFSAVPVAYSLVFLTMSDGVVVLNGQFRVMDLNPSAEKITGISSHDAIGRPVGEIVSGLALLEVDPRSVPQERHIEIQIRTGGSLRFYDVLVTPMGAGGAGVSGFICLLRDISGRKQAELALAQANRKIALLSSITRHDLQNKLMAVASYLDLSRELATDPEQKEYISLQEEALDAMREQIAFTAEYDKLGSKMPVWQNVGAAVRRAQDLVYLRNISLSDTTGSLEVYADPMLEKVFYNLFENAVKYGGDNLSSLAVSSRPAGDSLVIVVGDDGCGISEADKARLFERGFGKNTGLGLFLSREILAITDITITETGRPGHGAQFEIHVPCGKFRFADPGE, via the coding sequence ATGAGTTTTCCCTCATCCCCTGCAATTATCCTCCTTGTCATAGCCGGCACGATCTCGGCAGTCCTTGCCTATGCAGGCTGGCGCAACCGTGCCATTCCTATATCCCGCCCGTTCACTCTCCTGATGGCGGCCGAGACCGTCTGGATCTTCGGTTATCTCCTGGAACTCACCAGCTCCAGTCTCCAGGCGGTCCTTCTCATCAACGATATCGAGTATCCCGCCCTGCAGACGGTGCCGGTTGCCTGGCTTTTTATCGTCCTCTGTTATACCGGCCGGGAACAGTATCTCACGCGGAGAACCGTCCCCCTCTTCTTCATCGTACCTGCAATCGTCTGGATCCTCGTCCTCACCAATCCGCTTCACCATCTCTATTATACCGGATTCTCCCCGCTTGTCATTGACGGATCCACCATCTGGGTGTATGAGCACGGCCCGCTCTTCTGGATCCATATCGGCTACTGCTACCTCCTCGCTCTTGTATCGCTGGTCCTCGTGGCCGGCCGGCTCGTTGCCGCTACAGCGCTTTACCGCCGGCAGACACTTCTCCTCTTCTGTGCAGCCTGCATCCCGGCCTTCTGCAACATGGCCTATGTCTTCCAGCTTGCCCCGTTCCCCGAGTACGACCTGACCCCGTTTGCGTTCCTTGCCACGGGGATCATTATAGCAGTCGGCCTGCTCCGCTACCAGCTCTTCTCTGCCGTTCCTGTAGCCTATTCCCTGGTATTCCTGACCATGAGCGACGGGGTCGTTGTCCTGAACGGGCAGTTCCGGGTGATGGATCTCAACCCGTCGGCCGAGAAGATCACCGGGATCTCCTCGCATGACGCCATCGGCCGGCCGGTCGGGGAGATCGTCAGCGGGCTCGCACTCCTGGAGGTTGATCCCCGGTCCGTACCGCAGGAGCGCCATATCGAGATCCAGATCCGGACGGGTGGCAGCCTGCGGTTCTACGATGTGCTGGTCACCCCGATGGGAGCCGGCGGGGCAGGAGTTTCGGGATTCATCTGCCTGTTGCGCGACATCTCCGGACGCAAACAGGCAGAGCTGGCTCTTGCGCAGGCCAACCGGAAGATAGCTCTCCTCTCAAGCATCACCAGGCACGATCTCCAGAACAAACTCATGGCGGTTGCCAGTTACCTGGATCTGAGCCGGGAACTTGCAACGGATCCTGAACAGAAAGAGTACATCTCCCTTCAGGAAGAGGCGCTGGATGCCATGAGGGAACAGATCGCCTTCACGGCAGAATACGATAAACTGGGATCCAAAATGCCGGTCTGGCAGAATGTCGGTGCCGCTGTCCGGCGGGCGCAGGACCTGGTGTACCTCCGGAACATCTCTCTCTCTGACACAACCGGATCCCTTGAAGTCTATGCCGATCCCATGCTCGAAAAAGTGTTCTACAATCTTTTTGAAAATGCCGTGAAATATGGCGGGGACAACCTCTCGTCCCTTGCGGTCTCCAGCCGCCCGGCCGGTGACAGCCTCGTGATAGTTGTCGGGGATGACGGGTGTGGTATATCAGAAGCGGACAAGGCCCGGCTCTTCGAACGCGGGTTTGGGAAAAATACCGGTCTTGGCCTCTTCCTCTCCCGGGAGATCCTTGCGATCACGGACATCACCATAACCGAGACCGGGAGGCCCGGTCATGGTGCACAGTTCGAGATCCATGTCCCGTGCGGGAAATTCCGGTTTGCTGATCCTGGCGAATGA
- a CDS encoding AEC family transporter produces the protein MDFLLVSSAILTLFVIIGIGFILRKYGIPNGNRVQWISHILVNIALPALTIRSMQVPLSATNIGIAESMLLIAIAYYLGAFCLSYLICHFLPGSGQEKGVFQFMLVFPNVGFMGIPVAMAVLGPDSLFYVILFCLPFNFFAFSLGVYLIAHGRPGKFNPRVLVTPGLVASFIGLALFLAGYTIPSPVSTALDWIGMTMTPLAMLVVGALLATLPASRLAGDWRIAVITAFRLAVLPVLAFLILLPFIHDKLLLGVTVLLIAMPVAANAVLFSEEYKVDATLASQGVFISTLFCLVSIPAIGILLF, from the coding sequence ATGGACTTTCTGCTGGTCTCTTCTGCGATCCTCACCCTCTTCGTCATCATCGGAATCGGGTTTATCCTGCGGAAATACGGCATACCGAATGGCAACCGGGTCCAGTGGATCTCCCATATCCTCGTCAACATTGCACTGCCGGCCCTCACCATCCGCAGCATGCAGGTTCCGCTGTCGGCCACAAATATCGGGATTGCGGAGAGTATGCTCTTAATTGCCATTGCGTACTATCTTGGAGCATTCTGCCTGAGCTATCTTATCTGCCATTTTCTTCCCGGTTCCGGCCAGGAGAAAGGCGTCTTCCAGTTCATGCTCGTCTTTCCTAATGTCGGCTTCATGGGAATCCCGGTCGCGATGGCAGTACTTGGCCCGGACTCGCTCTTTTACGTAATCCTCTTCTGCCTGCCGTTCAACTTCTTCGCGTTTTCTCTGGGAGTTTATCTTATCGCACACGGCCGTCCCGGGAAGTTCAACCCGCGGGTCCTTGTCACTCCGGGTCTCGTGGCATCCTTCATCGGCCTTGCACTCTTCCTTGCAGGCTATACGATTCCGTCTCCTGTCAGCACAGCGCTCGACTGGATCGGGATGACGATGACCCCCCTCGCGATGCTGGTGGTAGGCGCTCTCCTTGCCACGCTCCCGGCCTCACGCCTTGCCGGGGACTGGCGGATCGCGGTAATCACGGCATTCCGGCTGGCTGTCCTGCCGGTCCTTGCCTTCCTCATACTGCTGCCCTTCATTCACGACAAACTCCTCCTCGGGGTAACGGTGCTCCTCATAGCAATGCCTGTTGCAGCAAATGCGGTGCTCTTCTCGGAAGAGTACAAAGTCGATGCAACGCTCGCGTCCCAGGGGGTCTTCATCTCCACCCTGTTCTGTCTTGTATCGATCCCGGCTATCGGAATTCTGTTGTTCTGA
- a CDS encoding YkgJ family cysteine cluster protein: METPSSKDDPCEQCGLCCRIFGPGIMPTVPNVYVWIEQGRTDILRWFIAYREHGDPVPCTSLRAEDLGDVVSFEMRDAETGEYVTVCPFLRRKGKMRYLCGIHLVKPEMCWNYQPWVWGETYFNRCPSLKKSNGKTRWPL, from the coding sequence ATGGAGACCCCATCATCCAAAGACGACCCCTGCGAGCAGTGCGGGCTCTGCTGCCGGATCTTCGGCCCCGGCATTATGCCGACAGTACCGAACGTTTATGTCTGGATAGAGCAGGGGCGGACCGATATCCTGCGCTGGTTCATCGCGTACCGGGAACACGGTGATCCCGTTCCCTGCACCAGTCTCCGGGCAGAAGATCTTGGCGATGTGGTCTCGTTCGAGATGCGTGATGCAGAGACCGGCGAGTATGTTACGGTCTGCCCGTTCCTCCGGAGGAAAGGAAAGATGAGGTATCTCTGCGGAATACACCTGGTAAAACCCGAGATGTGCTGGAATTACCAGCCCTGGGTCTGGGGCGAGACGTATTTCAACCGGTGCCCGTCGCTCAAAAAAAGCAACGGGAAGACCCGCTGGCCGCTCTGA